The window TGGCAAGAAAAACTCacaagcaccacttctagatgttgaaataaaatacgGTCTTACCACGTTGTTGccaaaatatagtaataatgaacttaaatgaTATCTTGGGGATGGGCTTAATGGTTCCAACGTTCTATAGAATTTACCTACAAacttaatcatttattaaaactttaaaatgatttcCTTTCACGTTGACTCACATACCGCGGCGTTAGCATCTTGgttcgacattgcagctgtagtcacaaAGAGGGAGATTAGAAGACTAGAACATGAATACTAGAAGTACTCGAAGTCGAACAAGAACTTGGTCTCGAAGTACTCAAAGCACTTATTACAGCACAAAGTACTCGGTCAAGAAGTTGATCTCGTGGACAAGGCGAAATattcaagagaaaaataattaCTACGTGAGCttattaggttattaatccgccaaaaAATTAGGTCCAAGAACACCGCAGAAAGATTATGCTATCCAGAAATTAGTAAATGAGAGGCGAAAATGTATATGCTATAATATATCATGAAGCTAAATAACGGTACACGTTTATTATCAAACTTCATCTActgaatctaaaatttaaagaattagtTGCTCTCAGCCTGCCTGAGAATCCCGTGTACTACCGTACAGACCGCGGCATCAGGCATATTTTGCGGTCGCTTCAAACCAATTTCATCATCTATCCAAccaatctgtttaaaaaaataacattatcaacatttacaatttaagttCATACAGCGTTTTTCCTCTCATATTAGATCGACCAAAATTTAGAAATAGGTCATACCGTAATCATAAAGGACTTCGTTATCGGTAACTCTAACAAActgttatacatatattattcGAAAACTGTAGTTTAACAGTTTATACTTACTGTTGAACCAGCAGTCCTCTTCAGCAAATCGAGGTTTAAAATACTCGGGAGCACTAGGATACAAGTCGGCGACTAGGGCGACGAGGATTACAGCAACAGGTGCCCCCCAGGCCACTGCTGAATACAAGAGGAACGTTCTTAGGCCTGACCCACTCGCACTTGAGTGTCCTggtctaaaaatattaaagttttttaaaatagttagaaTTATTCGACATAAATGTAGATTAATAAACAGTAAAGTTTCAGCATGGTTGTTTGGATATGCCTTGTACAAGAAAATTTAGTCACTAATATAGTATTTACCTAAATGCAGACCAGATCTGATAAGCTATAACTAGTTGCCAGGTCCGACTTGCTAATAATGAGAACGTCACTACGTAACCTGAAACATTAACACTATTATTATATGTGAACTAATCTTAACAAGTAAAATTAATCTTACTTTGGAAGAGGAACAAACTCAAAACAATGAATGTTATTACCTTATATCATATTGAGCTTGACACACTCAAACATAACTATAGCGTACATGTCTTTCCAATAATAAACCGAATATTTATTGGAGTCTTTGTAGTCACTTCCCTAGCCTTGGACTACAGATGTTTATATGAAATTCTAAATAAGGAAACATTATAGgttttcaacagtttttataagttttagaaatatcATTCACTATAATTTGCAATATTCATAACCATGTtctttcaaatattctttataaacgTTTCTATAAATATCTATTGACAGTGACACCAATTTTTGATGTATAATGTAACCTTATATTCCCTGTGTTTAGAAATATGCCAATAAAACTTGATCAtaccaaaaaagaaataaaatgagtcactaaatactataatatactcGTAATTCAAAGTGATATACGAGGAGGAGATTTCATtctctaaattaatatattttaagtacgccaaacaaattttgaacactttttattGCGAGCGTTAAATATTAATCTTGACATATTAGAATGTGAAAGCATTAATAAATTGGAGGGAGTAAATTACAAAATAGCAACTTACTTCCAATGAAGCAGAAGATTTCACGGTTGTTGGTGGGACTAATTTTGGTCAAGTTGATAATGTCGTCAAGAGACAAGTAGATCCTACAAATCAGGTAACACATAATGGATTTGCCGCAGCCACTGCGTAGTTCAGGTAACAGACCGAAAACCGAAAGAGACACAAGATTGAGGATAACGGACACAACCCTGAGAACGTAGTACACCAGGTTACTTTGCCACAGGCGGCGATTCCTGTGTTCCTTTTCCTGCGGTGTCGGTTGGCACACAACGACAAACACTTCGTTCTCTCCTTCTACAGTTCCCTCGATAAAAGATTCCAGGCAGTACTGCGACTGGTCGAAAGTGGACCCAAATAAAGTGTTCACTACTACGCCGGTGTCCATAGGTTGCATATGTTTCAAAGTATGCGGGGGAGGCAATGGATTTGAGTATTCGCACTCGCTTGACAACACCGTGAAGTAATCCCATGCAACATTCACATCTTCAATTTCGTTATCAACGATTCTAACTACTTCCAGCCGATTAGTGAATTCATCTATGTCCATGGTGAAACTGTCTACACAAGTATAATTGTAGTTGTAGGCTTGGTGTAGTTTGCAGCATTTTCTTATGCAGGGCTTGTCGCCGCTGCAAGGGCACCCGTGAAAGACTCCTTCGTCCTCTGACCAGTACTGCCCCGTCGAGAAGATTCGACCTTTGTCGTCCAGGATACTCCCGTCACTCGTCACCGTCGGCATGTCCAAATTCTCGCTTAACTCTGGATATTCAGGGGAACAGCGGTCTTCCACCGAGGGATCGTCCCTCAGGTGCCAGTTAACTGCAAGAACTCCCACTATATACAGAACTACGATGACCCCTTTTATGGGTAGCCTTTTAAAAGCCCTCAATATTACTGACAGAACTCCAGACATGTCGCACAAAACTAGAAAAGTACTGAGATGTACACATTTCAAACCACAACCGCGACATCCGATGCGATCATCTGATATCAATATCGTACTTTCAGACTCTGCACCAATACGAAGAGAACTTCTTTCACATTGAAACCTTAACCAAAAAGATGTGATAATAGTATCTTactctgtattttatataatataaaatatcacacCAACTCATATATTTCATCTGTTTAACTGCACTGATATTCATTCACACAAcgtgtataaatttgttattcttCTACCgagtataaatatacttttatctattaaattattcatatttggCAATCATGAAAACGTCACTTACATTACATGGTACCGACTTATTTAGAAAACCATACAAGAATAATCTTCATGAAAAAACCAAAACATacgtacattaatattattagtaaaatccatattgtattttataaaacaatgtgaaCATTTTAATTCGTGACAAAGACATAGTGTAAGAGAGTGGTATGATATTTTGTAACTTAGTTATTAGTATGAAACTATAAGTTTGATCTCTTtagagtttatttacatttgttattttgtcttttgataatTAGAATAGACTGACaaattaaaacacgttttgaGATGAAGACGTTCCTATAGTGTCGACTTTATACAGGCTATTACATAGGTATCTCAatgtcagtttttattatttacaacaacatGAAAAAACTGCCTCACTTGAAGAGAAGGAGCTAGTAGAGGAGAATAGAAATTAAAAAGCAGTATACGTTAGAGCAAATTTACTGATTTCTATGATCACACCCTCATTAAACCGTCGaggaaatattaaattgatataacTAAATTGTCATTGAAGTATAATTGTTGTaaagtcttaaaaataataaatttccaaattaactcttaaaaaatgtataattcatttaaaactcTGTGTTATGCTAAAAGTTGCTTAATTATTGAACACGGTACCACAACGTCCTTCCACTGAAAGATCTCTTAACTGCCCAGCGAAACGAAACAGGAGAAAAATTATACTTGTAGAAACTTTACGAATATCTCAAAACTCAAAGTACATGTGAATCACTAGAATTACATACGTGATAGAAATACGAAGTAGATTTGATTCTTAAGTGGAAATACAGAAAGTGGAATCACGAAGTTGATGTTGAAACACGAAAGGGGGTCAGAATCACGAAGTAGACAAATGTAAGCACGAATTTAGTGGGTAAACGAACTTATGGAGTTCGCTAGGAATCGGAGATAAATCTTCTATTCTGTAGTGCTGGGTAGAGCTGCCGGACTCGATTAAATCATTGATCCAATAGTCTCCACTCATTAGGAGATGACAACggtaatcagtttttttttccttttacggtgtttaaaattataatacaatactgtgtgtgtgttttgtgtgtgtgtgtgtgtgtgtgtgtgtgtgtgtgtgtgtgtgtgtgtgtgtgtgtgtgtgtgtgtgtgtgtgtgtgtgtgtgtgtgtgtgtgtgtgtgtgtgtgtgtgtgtgtgtgtgttactatGACCAGTTGGCCTCTAGTGATAACACCGAGACTATTGTTTCAGACATGGGAGAACCCTACGGCGGCGCAAGATAAGGAGCCGCAGTCGCGAAGTGACGCTTGTGAGTATTCCACGGCCGGGGCCGGCCCACCAGTCAACGGCTCATCATTTAACCCTGATGTTAGATTGTCACCAGGCTCCCCCTATTCTACCTCTCCAGCATCCGATGATGAGAGCAGTAGAGAAAAAAGTATTCTATCGGAAATTAAAAACCTCAACGAGTCTTCTCTTATTTCGAATCAGACTGAAAGCGAAGAGTTagataaaaacaaagttaatacTGGCCCGAGTTTAGTAGGACAAGGAATCCTTTTGGAACCGTTTTATGACCACAGTCCTGGAGAAGTTTACACCATTCCTGAAGAAGAAGACGAGATCAGCAGCCCCACCTCTGGGGACGGAGTGACTAGTTTGCGCAAGAGGCGCCTAGTCGGAGGTAAACCCACCACTATAGCCtcatattcaaaaaaaaaaaagaaaagaaaagaaagacgaacaaacaaaatttaacacatGAAATAAACTTTGTCTGTCACTCTCTCTGTCAGATCTCTTTCTCTCTTTCTGTCTCTCTTGCTCTCTCACTGTACATTATCCCGTGTCCCCGACCCCACTTTCACTCACACACACATCATTCCCAGCTTATTGTAACAATTtgctaactttttaaatttttctgcatTTTTATTCGATCTAATGATTTCGTCTCATTTGGAATGGATTCAGATTTTGGATGCATGAGTATCACGTGTAAGTAGTTTTTAAGTTTGCACTATTTCAATATTCTCTCTTTCTACTTTCTATGCGGATGCAGTTAgacttattaaaatatctattctAAATGAGTAAAGTTTActtctatttatataattatttgttattcatatttatttgattgaatagtATATTGGACAAAAATTAATTGCAATGATTTCTTACTTTCCTCATAAATTAACAAAAGGAATTACCATTTATTAACTAAGTAGGATCACCATAAAATGGTGATGTCCGTTTCTCATGTATCCCCCAGCATgacttattataaaaatcattactCGACCAAGACTACTATTCCCTTAAACTAAAACAGATTTCTAAAAATGCAGCACTAATTAAACATATGTCTTACaccttttgaaattattatatgcACTACACTACCAGTGTTCTCAAAAGTTAGATTCACACCATTGTTATTTTCAAGctttatttaacaagtaaaatgCGTTTTATGTTTCACAATTTTTATCCTGTTATGATTATTTGTAAGATATAAACGAAATTTAATGTAGCCTAATAAAGTCCAAAAGAAGGCTTTTTATGAAGGATCGTATGTGCTTAGCATTTTCCAATACCGAGATGAAAGTTCCATTAAGATGTAAATTTGTGTCCCCACCCGAAATGAATATTGATGAAAaggagtaaaaaatataataaattgtatatcttatgaattataacaacttttatgaccaaataaaaattgcaatgttTACCTTACTTTAAGTACTCATGAGTACAAGGTgaaaattatctatttttaaatagaGAATTTTGTTTGACCTTTtgacacaaaatattaatttaatagaacAATTCGCATTATTTTGCTTAATACTATTGTTAATTAACGGataaattttaattggtaaaacGCTAAAGAGCGTATACTACAAATATGTACTATGTAACAGATTTGTAAAATTGTCTCATAGACTAGCCTTAATAGTAGTTCAGTTATCAGCTTAGTTTGTATAGAGTAGTAGTTAATGATATGCCAAATTGCTATATCATAATGCtgattatagtattattaaaaattataggcTTTTTGAAGTACTAGCCTAAGAGAATTGGTGTTTATCTCCCCGTGTGAATAGTTAGAGTAGAAATAATAAGGTATGTATTATTAACAATGACATATCGTACAATGGTAGAATGTAAACGAGCCTTAGGCTCTAGAATAGGTGTCAGTAGAGGGGGGGGGAGGTCAACAACACCTGTCATGACCAAACCCGCTGACCCTGGGGGTTTTATTTCCCACTTCGTTACAATTAGAACACTGAAACAAATTTCGCAAGCCAAGAGTAGTTATTATTATAGCATTTTATAGGGacatatttaactaatattataagtAAGTTGTGGCTCTACAAATTGTGtactatttgttttcaaattacaGTGGGCTGAATTATCTTCTTAAATAATTATCAGATATACTAATATATACTAGTAACAATGGAGTAGTTTTATTGCACacaaatcattgtttttttttttttttttttgttttagtttacttatttatcaAACCTTTTAAGAAATCATTCATAACGTGATATTCAGAAAGCAAATGTGACAAAATGGTTAACTAATTATTTAGCTGAGTGTTCAAGTTTCCTTTATGACccattaaaatagaaataaaaattattttattagcacAGGTGCACAAGGTTGTGCGTGTACCGCAGTATAGTATGCGACACAAGTTAACAACTGAATTCTAGTCATTTATTGAATAACTGTGTTATAACGAACAGCTTTGAAAGTATGTTTTGTTCTCATGAGTGTTCCAATATTCAATTACTTACCGAAGGGAAATTAAGCTTAACGTAATAACTGCAACGACTAAGCTTGCAGCCCGAAAACcgcaataataattttatagttcttttataattacaaaaaaaattatagttcatTGTGCGTGTGTATGAATAAGCGAAATAGAAAATGTTGGCTTTTATTAACTATTCATGTAAATAATTGTAGCTGCAGACAAAGCTTTTATCTTGTTTTAGCGTAGGACTCTCGGTATTTGATTTCTGCTTTAAAATTAATGACCAGTCGATTTAAGATTAAGCATTTAAGCACTAACGTTTCtcttgattatttatatttttttatttattaatgactcaATTTAGGGTTCAATTTcttaaaatcaaatgtttcaaaacagcagaggtaattacttttcatttcatatttcataaaaacttaagCAAGCACTaacaattacaaaagtaaaaccCAATAATTGTGTTATCTAATTGGTTATGATTGACAAAATATTATGAGAATAAATATTTGCTTTTCTTAAACTAAATCATTTTGAGTAAATGTATACAACAGTATAGTTTAACTGAACAGAAAAACTATTATCAGTCATTTTGTATGATAATAACAAACGAGGTGaagcaaatttataatttttttaatatttttaaaagtttaagttttGGTATATTCTTCTATTTTTACTACAACACACTTTACTACAAAATAACGAAAAGGTGGAACAAACCTAAGTATCTATAATAAACCAAGTATTACGTAACCAACTTATGTTTccgaaacaataaaacaattagaCAAACGAACCTAAATTGAGCATATGTTTATAGAAACgtcttttcttattttaattaaccaaaaacatatagttaaattttttggAGACACCCTAAATTTAATACTTAGCACTTCATACCAATTAGGCTTTAAGAGTTTTTTCCGCAAATTTGTGCAATTGTGAAACTTTACGTCTTACAATACATACTTTTTGATTTTGAGCAAATTAGTCCTGCGTCGTGTATGGATAAACATTTCAGTCAGATTCATGGTTGTTGGttgatgtaataaaaattgtgatGTGACAAAACAATATAAACCTTTGGGAAGTTTTCACGGACAATTTGGCAAAGGATTTATTGTGCAATACTTGACTTACTAAGAAGTGTGGAAGAGGCAAGTATACAGGCTCTTAATGCCCAACTATTACCAACCataaaggaaattttgaaaagGCA of the Homalodisca vitripennis isolate AUS2020 chromosome X, UT_GWSS_2.1, whole genome shotgun sequence genome contains:
- the LOC124369229 gene encoding G-protein coupled receptor Mth2-like, which translates into the protein MSGVLSVILRAFKRLPIKGVIVVLYIVGVLAVNWHLRDDPSVEDRCSPEYPELSENLDMPTVTSDGSILDDKGRIFSTGQYWSEDEGVFHGCPCSGDKPCIRKCCKLHQAYNYNYTCVDSFTMDIDEFTNRLEVVRIVDNEIEDVNVAWDYFTVLSSECEYSNPLPPPHTLKHMQPMDTGVVVNTLFGSTFDQSQYCLESFIEGTVEGENEVFVVVCQPTPQEKEHRNRRLWQSNLVYYVLRVVSVILNLVSLSVFGLLPELRSGCGKSIMCYLICRIYLSLDDIINLTKISPTNNREIFCFIGSYVVTFSLLASRTWQLVIAYQIWSAFRPGHSSASGSGLRTFLLYSAVAWGAPVAVILVALVADLYPSAPEYFKPRFAEEDCWFNNGDAQFVYYVVPYYAIEMLVMVLCVTTIWQLHVARQDSAALHGSESRRHNIKDIQWSRLYMKTAVVMGVNYALLPLVVFINKYYPTSRFIKISILNIDDIRGAEIFLIFVLKQEIVTQVVQRLMFWQRSP